A genome region from Nocardioides cynanchi includes the following:
- a CDS encoding metallopeptidase family protein yields the protein MELDRAEFEALVEQALDEIPDEIARQVHNLVVLVEDDPPVDEPDLLGLYDGVALTERGADHGGLPDRITLFRRPLLAMCASREELVREVRITVVHEIAHHFGIDDDRLHELGYG from the coding sequence ATGGAGCTCGACCGCGCCGAGTTCGAGGCGCTGGTCGAGCAGGCCCTCGACGAGATCCCCGACGAGATCGCGCGCCAGGTGCACAACCTGGTGGTGCTGGTCGAGGACGACCCGCCCGTCGACGAGCCGGACCTGCTCGGCCTCTACGACGGGGTCGCCCTGACCGAGCGCGGCGCCGACCACGGCGGGCTGCCGGACCGGATCACGCTCTTCCGGCGACCGCTCCTGGCCATGTGCGCGTCCCGCGAGGAGCTCGTGCGCGAGGTGCGGATCACCGTCGTGCACGAGATCGCGCACCACTTCGGGATCGACGACGACCGCCTGCACGAGCTCGGCTACGGGTGA